The Streptomyces sp. JB150 genomic interval GCGCCAGGCCCTCCTTGAAACTCAGCTCCATCGGCTCGATGCCCACCCGCCGCAGCGCCTCACCACCGGGCAGCACCTCACCGTCCAGCCGCGCCTTCCACTGGCCGATGCACACCAGGGCGATCGCGGCCAGCGGCCCCAGGTCGCCGCTGGTGCCCAGCGACCCCTTCTCCGGCACACACGGCACCACACCGGAGTTGCGGACCGCGATCAGCTTGTCCAGGTTCGCCGGCGAGATCGCCGAGTTGCCCCGCGACAGCGACACGATCCGCGACGTCATGATCGCCCGGACCGTGACATCGTCGAGATGATCACCCACGTTGGTCGCCACGGCGTTCAGGAGGTTCTCCTGCAGCTGCCGCGCCATCGTCACCGGCACCAGGTAGTTGACGAACCCGCCCATGCTGGTGTTGACGCCGTAGATGACGCGTTCCTCCGCGACGAACTTCTCCAGCGTTCGGCGCGAGGCCTGCACCCGCGCGCGCACGGAGTCGTCGATGGCCACCGGATCACCCGAGACCGCCGTCGAGGCGACGTCGTTCAGCCGCACCCGCTGGTTGATGGACAAGGTGTAAGTCACGTAAAGCTCCTAAGCGTTGGCGTTCGTAGCGAGTCGTACATCCGATGTCGCCACCGGCCCCGGCACCCCGGACACCGTCGGCACCGCGGGCGCCGCCGGCGCCGCAGGCGTCGTGGGTGTGGCGGTCGGGGAGGCCAGCTGCCGGGCCAGCACCTCCCGGTCGACCTTGCCGTTCACGGTCAGCGGCAGCTCCGGCACGACGCGGACCGAACGGGGCACCATGTAGGCGGGCAGCTCCCGCGCACACACCGCCAGCGCCGCCCGCACGTCCAGCCGCGCCTGCCCGCCGTCCAGGACCACGGCCGCCATCAGCACGTGGTCCCCCGCCCGCGGCACCAGCACCGCCGCGGCCGCCGTCACCGACGGCAGACGGGTCAGCGTGCCCTCGACCTCACCCAGCTCCACCCGGTTCCCGCGGATCTGCACCTGGTGGTCGCAGCGGCCCACGAACACCAGATCACCCCCCGCGCCCACCCGGGCCAGGTCCCCGGTGCGCAGCACCTTCTGCCCGTGCCGCGACTCGACCGGGTCGGGCACCAGCACCGCCGCCGTCGCCTCGGGATCGTTCCAGTAACCGGTGAACAGGCACGGGCTGCGCAGGTAGATCTCCCCGATGCCGCCCGGCTCGGTGACGACCTCACCGCGCTCGTCCACCACCGTCATCTCCGCGCCCGCGTGGGCGTGACCGATCGACAGCCGCTCCAGCCCGGCCGGCAGCGGATCGGGAACATCCGTGAACGAGGCGGCCATCGACTCCGTCGCCCCGTAACCGTTGACCAGCCGGACACCGGGCAGCGTCTGCTGCAGCCGGCGCAGCTCCGGCAGCGGGAACTCCTCTCCCGCGAAGACCACCGACCGCAGCCGCCGCAACTCCGCGAGCAGCTGCGGGTCATGACGCAGCACCGGACGCCACAGCGAGGGCACACCGTGCACCTGGGTGACCCCGGCATCGCGCAGAAAACCGATCATGCGCCGCGGCGAGCCGAGATCCTCACGCCGCACCGGCACCAGCGCCGCGCCGGCGGCCAGCGCCACACCGATCCCGAACAGCGCGAAGTCGAACTGCAGCGGCGACGTGCTCGCCACCCGGTCCCCGGGCCCGGCCAGCCGGTCGTGCAGCATCGCACGCAGGAACGTCACGATCGCCCGGTGGCTCATCACCACCCCCTTGGGCCGGCCCGTCGACCCGGACGTGAAGACGATGTACGCGGTGTCGGTGGCCAGCACGGCACGCCGCCGGCGCACCCGGCGCGCCGGCGCACGCTCGACCACCAGACCCGCGGGGCCGAAGTACGCGCTGCCCTCCACCTCGACCGACTCCCGGCGCGCCAGATGGCCGGCCCGGGCGTGCAGCGCCGGCTCGACCGAACCCACGATCGACACCAGACGGGCGTTTGGTGTCTGCGGGCTCACCGTCACGAACGGCAGCCCCAGCAGCGAACAGGCGAGCAGCATGGCCACCGCCGGCGCCGAGGTGTCCGCCTCGATCACCACACGGTCACCGACATCGAGCCCCAGACCGTTCAGGACGTCCGCGTACTGCTGGGTCAGCACGTCCAGCGCACGGTAGGAGACCTCCGTGAGGACCCCGTCCTGGTCCGCCTCCACCACCGCCGGCGCATCCGGGGAGACGGCCGCGGGCCCCATGAGCAGCCGGTAGAGGTTGTCCGCCGAAGCAAGCGGCCGTTCCATAGCGTCTCCCTTGTCGGTGAAGTGACGGCGGCGCGCGCCGGCCGCGGCCCCTCAAGGCCCGCGTCACGCCGGGGCCTTGAGCAACCCACCGTGGGACACCGCGATGGGCGCGGGACTGGAGCCCGTCTTGACCGCCGGTGTATCGGCAGGTCGGCGCCCTGCCCCCGCACCCCCGGCCCCACCACCCCCGCACCCCCGGCCCCAACCACCCCCACCCTCCGGCCCGAACCACCACCCCCCGGCGCGCGCCCGCCGCCCGCCCCACCCCCTGCAACCCGCCTCGGCGCTGCGCCGCGCCTGCCCGCGCTCCAGCCAGGTA includes:
- a CDS encoding AMP-binding protein, translated to MERPLASADNLYRLLMGPAAVSPDAPAVVEADQDGVLTEVSYRALDVLTQQYADVLNGLGLDVGDRVVIEADTSAPAVAMLLACSLLGLPFVTVSPQTPNARLVSIVGSVEPALHARAGHLARRESVEVEGSAYFGPAGLVVERAPARRVRRRRAVLATDTAYIVFTSGSTGRPKGVVMSHRAIVTFLRAMLHDRLAGPGDRVASTSPLQFDFALFGIGVALAAGAALVPVRREDLGSPRRMIGFLRDAGVTQVHGVPSLWRPVLRHDPQLLAELRRLRSVVFAGEEFPLPELRRLQQTLPGVRLVNGYGATESMAASFTDVPDPLPAGLERLSIGHAHAGAEMTVVDERGEVVTEPGGIGEIYLRSPCLFTGYWNDPEATAAVLVPDPVESRHGQKVLRTGDLARVGAGGDLVFVGRCDHQVQIRGNRVELGEVEGTLTRLPSVTAAAAVLVPRAGDHVLMAAVVLDGGQARLDVRAALAVCARELPAYMVPRSVRVVPELPLTVNGKVDREVLARQLASPTATPTTPAAPAAPAVPTVSGVPGPVATSDVRLATNANA